AGCCAGGTCGAGTGTAGCAATGATGTGTTGTCCTCGGACATATGGAGGCATGTCCTCAACGGGGGGAGGAGGGATGGTGTTCCCATTGTTCTTAGGTGATTGGGCCAAGGATATTGGGTCGTTTTGGGCACAAAAGTATATTGGGCCACGCCTAGCCGTCGGGCCAGTCCAGAATAGTAAGAATGCAAAAATtaccataaataaataattgtccGTTGTCATTTGTCCCATCTTCCATAAACTAGCTTAAGGTATCTTAGAGAAGAGGTAAACCAAAAACTACTTGCCTTATAGTTGTGCTCATTAATCCTTTCCAAGTCAATGAAGTATTTAATGTAGACAACATCGACATAGGTCACATTTTTGTCCATAAATATGCATGTTTTGTCCAAAACCATGAAGCATGACCTCAATGCACATGTTATATGATATGCATCACGTGTATCATCACCCAAGGCATCCACAACTGTAGTCAGGTGGTCTTCATACAACTTCACAAGGAATGAAAATCTAGCATGACATCATCTAGTGTTATTTATCTCATATTGAGATTTACCCAAGTCATCTCCTAAATATGTCATCTTCATTTCCAATGCATCAACTCTACTGATTCTAGAGTAATTTAATAATGTTCTTGTGATCGTAAGATGTAGGAGGCATGAGACATCATCAATCAAGTGTGACGGTCATCTCACCAATCGAAATATGAAATGAAGAGGTATATGTGTGTCATTGCTCCACAAATACAAATAATAAACCATGGTTAATATAACCATATCAAGTCTTACATAAATTCTTTAGCCCAAATAGCTGCAAGACACCCTGAAGCCATGGTTCATCGGGTTGATGTAAATTTGCAACCTTCATATCATGATTAATACATTTCAACGTATCATGGTACCGCAAAAAATAAATACATCGCTGGCATAAAGTTTATTTATCAGAACACTCGTgtttaaaagagaaattaaagaTTTATGTTATCTCTTCATCCCACACTTGCCTAGCACCATAGTTTGCATACAGAGGTAGAAGTGAAAGGTCTGAGGGGCCTCATGAAAAACTTTTTGAGAcgacatcatcaaatacaacaagAACTATGGAGGAAGCATGGGCTTCATGATGAGTCAGAGACACATGAATTCGGGAAGACGATGTCAAACCCAGATAAACTCGAGAAGACGATGCTTCAGCATCAAATGAAGTTTCTCCAACAACGGATCGCGAGGGACTAGCTTTCTCCCTGCAAACGGAAGCATGTTGAGTCACTCTATCTTGTCGCATTCTTTATTGATTGTCAGACATTTTCCTATAATCGGACAAGAAAGAGCATGTCATAATCAAATAAAGCATTTACAAACCGAacccaaaaacaaaaaacaagtaattttggattttttaaaatcCGAACTAGGTTCGAATTTTAAAATCCCGACTGGACGAAACCAAAATAGATGAAACGAAAATAAAGCATGCGAACtctaagcaacaaagattcaaaatttcaaattaaataagtTTAAGGGCAAAATAAAAATGACAATATCTATTGCATTTAACCTAATGCATCACTCCTATAATGTATTTAGGTCATGCATGcatctcaaataaataaacaagaaaataaaaaacttatcAAATGTGAGAGATGGATGATCTTGAACTAAATTTAATAGAGTAGAACTTAAGAGATATGCTAAACTTGAATGCAATAGATTAGAAGTTGTAAGAAAACTTTAAAACTTTGGAACAAAACTATGTTCACAAACTTTGTTTTGTTAACTTTGctgaaaagaaaaagataagggAAATAGAAATGATTGAACACGAATACTTAAATAGAAGTGTCTGGATTCCAATCTTCATTTAGAATATTGAAATCCGATTTTTTTCATTTAGAATATTGAAATCCGATTTTTTTCATTTAGAATATTGAAATCCGTTTTTTTTAAATGTGTTTGTGGGATTTGAGATTGGATATATGTGTCATGTGTTGGGACTAGTCTGAAATTTAATCTCTATAACTTACTATTCTGaattctaaaattcaatttttttaacacttgttttgACGTATTTTAAAGAGAACTTGTGTATTTAGTACGGCTGAATGTTAAAATCAAGATTCTAGAAGAATTTTTAGACTTTCGTTTGGAGTGTGTAAATAAGGCATGAGGTTTAATGAACAATTCCAAAAATAATTAAGTGAAGTGTGACAAATTTAACTTCAATATCTACAATAAAATACCCATGCACATTATAGTTATCGACTAAATAGCttaacataatatttttttaacaattttaattaattttaaaacataatCTAATGCGGTAAATGATGAGTTTTAATTGGTTGTTTGTGTAATTGAGTTTTACAGTAAAGTGAAATGCGGTTTAACCCACCACCCTGGACCCTCATCTTGTGCCCATTAATACTGAAGGATGTGTTCAATCAATAGGGTTGATAGGGATATATGTGTAAAGGAGGAGATTTTCCAACATCTATTCAGTTGGAAATGTGCGATTCATCCTCATTAATAATTTTGTTGAACTGGATCACATCTTATTGTTTTAGTTCTGATGCAGATGAAATTTTGACTAGTTTGAGAGATGACAAGATAGATTCAGCTCATGAACTTCCAAAGTAGGTCGCTTCTGTATTTATCTTCCCCTTGGTTAGAACATTTTTGACAAAGTCTCCTGAAAAGTCTGTCTTGATTCTCAACATGGAGAAAACCATTTTTTACTATAATAAACCTTTTACCAAATCAGACCCGTCCATTTTCCAAGCAACTTCGCTTTTCTAATGCATCGTACCCTTCCTGATTAGCGAGGAGATTCGGGCACTGAATGTCATACTAAGTATAACATCATTTATTGTGTAACAATAATATTTAAGTCACAATAGCTTCTATTTAAGTATTAAATCTGTTACTGTATCCGAACAAAATGGTAGCTAAGATACTATACTCATAAAATACAAAGCTTACATATTTACAAACTCTGCTAGTACAGTTTTCTTACAATACAATTGTAGAATTACAAAGATACTTTGTATTAGGTGTTAACAATAAATTGCTCAACATAAAGTAGTACCTTCTTTATGTAAAATGGTTGCTTAACATAAATTGCTTACACATTTCTGCAGAAGTATTATCAACCACGTTTTATGATGGTGTGCGGCTGATCTGAAGCCAATTAGGTCCCGTATTGCTGGAGACAAGTTTTGAAGGATCATCAGAAACCTTAGCAAGGGAACGATACTGCAATTTTACACTCTCTGCATTGTCCAATGTCTTCACCACATACCTGTACATAAATAAGTCTTTTATTAACTGCAGAAGATTAAAGTAGCTCTTTGAAAGCAAAATTATGGCGTGGAAGTATATGCATGACAGAAACCATCAAACTATTCCTACCATGTCTCAATAGCAGATATTATTTTTAACACACTTAGATTTATAACATGACACATGTAGTTATTTCAAAGTCTCAACCAAGCAAATGTGCCCATAAGttcaaaagaaataaagaaagttATTTATCAACATCCACTATTTTTTTCTAGGTACATCTAACCAGCTATAACAGTTTAACAAAAGTTTCAACTTCTGCAACTCAACTCCCAAAAGCACTGTAGCAATACAGGGCaacattttgtaattttatttgggtttgaaGACGAAGTGGTATAACCACTAAAAACTCACACACAACTGGGGTCCCGGGTTTGAACTTTGATCTCAGTTGATGGTGTCCGACTTAACAATATAGGTATTTGCAAGTTGAGCTAGGATTTCTAGacattttgtaaaaaaattatttcagagACATCTTGGATACAAAATCCTCAACCTATTAAATCTATCAGGTCAATTTTATTAGTCAATAAATAAATTGGCATGTTACAATATTtcctatatattattaattattaataataaaaataaacatggcAAATCAAGATTTGATATTGACTACGAGAGAAAAAGGTGTTTAGTTACAGACCACCCATTCAGGCATTGTGTTGTTACAATAGCTTCCCTTCCAACAAAGCGTTGTGGTGTCCTTTTGTTTCCCTGATCAATTTTCTCTTCAATTACTTCGGGtaaatttttaaaatgtaaataaCTTTTAGAAGTAGTCTCGACTCTCGAGGGTTTTTAAATACTACCTTTATGATAACCCTGTCTGTCACAGCAAATGGAAATTGAACACCTCTGTTCCTTGGTGGTTCAAAAACAGCACACTCTCCTAAACCACCCTGTCATGAATATATATCGTTAAAGAATGAAAGAAGTCAAGGTAAGTAACTAAAGCAAACTAGGTGgttcttgattttcctttcatATGTCTGAGTTTCTCTATGAAGGTTTAAACATGTTTGGGCAATGGGATATACACCTGATCaaatctttctcttcttcttttggaTGACCGGTAAAATTGTGATTCCTCTTCCCGACGGTACGCCTGCACAGCAGCTTGGAGTGCTGTAAAGGAAGGCAGCATGACAGAAAGAAATGCGAGAAAAAAAATCAGAATATTCCAACAAAATATTGCTAAGTATTATACTACATTATTTAATTATCTAAGAGTATCCAATATATGTTTGAGACCATATCTTATCTAAGAAAAATTAATTGAATCTATATGTTATTGACTTACAAAGATTTGgagatattgattcctccagtgtGGGTTGAGAGCAAGTACAACAAGCTTTctgaaaaacgaaaaaaacaaTGCATCACTGCTGTATATTAGCTACTAGCTAGTTGACTGCGTGTGACGTCTAAATGTAAATTTATAAAAGCGGTATGTAAATCTCTGAAATTTTCTACAGCATCTGCAGGCAAATCCACAACCCAAACATATACAGATGTGAATGAAAAACATATACATTCAAATTTCTAGTCCATGAACAATATAGATGGATACAGAGATACTCCCAAGGAAAATTTAAATTATCTACTAATCCTTGAGAATCATAAGTTGAATTTGATTCTTACAACAAGAAAAGTATGAAATAAAGCTACATACAAATCAGTTAAAACTAGAGGGATTATCAGTTCACAAGAAGCCCAATATTCATGTCAGCAAATGCCCAACCAAAAAAACGACCTGTTAGACCATTACATTAATACTTGATACAACCTAAGAACACATATGTCACAGCAGCACCAGCAAATCGCAACACCCTAAAACATATATCAAGACTCAACAATACCGCTGCTCTTTTATGTTTTTAGTACATATTTTTACTGTGTAGCATTCTTCTACTACTACTGTTTGCGATTCTACCCTCCTTTCTCCTCCCTCTTCCTCCTGTCGTGGTCAGGAGGCACCTTGCAATGCAAAGCTCAACCATTGTTGGGCGAGTATGCGAGGGAGGAAAGCTGTAAGAAACAGTGAGAAAGTACAAGTTACCATCCAATCATTTTTGGGATTTTACTTCCCCTCAAATGTTATACGCGTTATTCTACATTTATAGCCCCACATAGCCATAGCAACAAATCTGTtgaggtattttgggtttttgaaaaaatCCTCTAGCGCACTGCATACTACATGCCCGAAACAACTGTTTCTAGCTGCACCACCCTATATACGATGCACCAGGGAGCATAGTCATAGCAATGCCCTGCTCTGCCAAAATAGTGCCTTATTTGCCTCTATTAACAATCTAACATACAATGTCCATTCTCCTTTAATAAAGTTTTATAGACTTTTATAGATTCTTCCATTTGAACTTTTGATCAATGCTTCATTAAAATTCAGTTCCTATCTTCTCCTAACACAATCAATAGTTTTCCATATTCTCAAAGAAGGAAATTTAGAATTTGTTGGAGACAAATACTGGTTCGAAATGTCATTAATAGCTTTGAGAGTCCTGCCATTCTACTGTATAGAGGCGTATATTTGAGAAAGAGGCTGAAAATTACCAGATCCATAGTTATTAACATTTTTCAGAAGACTAGTCACACAAAAGGACAGTCTGAAAATTATGGCATTTTGATGGCTTAGAACCCACCATTCTAATAACATGCTGTACTCCACCTCCGCCAAAAGAATGTCCACAAGGTAATATCATTGCATCATCCATAAGAGTTCCACTGTATTTTAAGAAGATGAATCAAAAACAAAAAGTACAAGTCTGAAGATGAAACACAAGAGAGTAGAAACATACCCCCAAAAAAAACATAGGTAACATACAAGATACCAACAGAATAAACTTATGTGATCCCTATACTTGCAAAGGAGATGGATGTAAAAATACCAAATTAGATTTTCATGTTCTGCATCATCAGATTTAAGCATTTGATtaagagaataaaaaaattaaggaaATCCTAACAATAAGATTGACACAGACTTTTACATCAGGGATCAATTGATGCCAATAGATAATCTCAATAGGTTGGAAGTACATGGTTTTGTAAATAATatgaattcaaacttttttttatCCATCACTATACAAGCTTATGCAGGATAATAACTCCAAATTTAAAAGCAATACTTTCTTGTAAAGAGAAGGGGAGAGATGATTACAAAGAAAGTAACATCTATGATTTCAAAGAACAGGCGCATGAGAATGGAAATATGGCGCACAATATCATTCAGTTGAAAACTTTAATTTTACAGACCATCACAGTGCAAAATTGATTCAATCAAAAGCAAAAATTATTCAAATCATATTGCTTAACAATCATAACATAAAACCTAGAGCCTACTAGTACTACACACTAAAACCTTTTCTTAATGAACTGAGAGAGACTTACGTAACAGGATCTGAAAGAATTGCCCTCAATGACTCCCCTGACTCACTTGAATACACAGCATTCTTTCTTCCACTAAACCCACAACCATTGTCATCCACCATAACTTTCTGTACAGAAGGCGACCCTTCCGTACCTTGAAGATAGTGGGAATAATACTCCTCACAATCAGCTTCAGCAACAGTTGCAGAGTTCTGAGTTTTACCTAATCTTTCTTGCTGATGATCTTCCCCAACACTACTACTCACATGGTTATGAACCATCTGTACAATCTCACCGTCCTTTCCCAACATCTCTCTACCAGAAACTACAATTCAAACATAACCAAAAAGAAACAACTAACAATGTAAAGTTTACATTCTGAAACTCAACAGGAACTTGTGAATGTGAATATTATTCAAAGCTAATAATGGCAAAAAAAAATCTGCTTCGTTCGTTCATACCATAAGGGGAATGATGCTGGGATTTTCCAATTACAACACCACCACCGTTGTTATTGTTAACGTCAATAATTGCATTTGAACTCCGGTTGCTCCCGTCAACGATACTGACGCCTTCGCCGCCATCTTCGCCTTCATCGTCATCTTCATCGTCTTCTCCGTCCGAATCGTCGCTAGTGGAAGTTCCCCCGCTCCAGTTCAGTACATCTGAAGTATCCCTATGGTCGGAGCGATCAGCAAAAACGTTACGGCGGAACTCGGCGCCCTGGGAGGTGAAAAAGCGGTCACGATTTACAGTAAACATTTTGTCGTCGATGAAACCGCCAACTTCCCGGGGTTTAAGAACCGGATCGCCGACCTGCCGCGGTGGTGCACCGTCGCAGTTGAAGCGTAAAGTGTCGTCCTGGAAGACGAGTGGAGAAGTGAGGGCGTTTTCGATTCTCTGATCAGGACCGAGATTGATGTCATCGGAGGACATGGTGCAAAACGCGAAGCTTGGGTTATTGGAATGGTGAAGagaaagaattagggtttggagACAGTGTTGGATCTAGAACGGTGTCGTTTTGTAATTCATGTGCGCGCGCTATGTTGTGACACTGCACACTGGTAGCGCGTCTTTGATTCCACAAACCGATCGAGCTTCAGAACGACGTCGAAAAATACTTTGGGAACATCATAATTTCCTCAAAAGAATTCTTATAtcttaacaaattaaaaatatttttttctaaaattatcaTAATCGTCACTGTTCTACCCAacatttaagaaaaaataaaagttgatttgattctatttttaaaaaataataagttgatttgattgtattttcttttttaaaattattgattaatttttattttgaattttaaaataaagtggTGATAGAAGATAGTGACAAGAAGTGGTGGTTGATGGTAGCCAGGTCGATGGTTAATGTTAGTTGGATGGGCGGTCAATGGTATCATAATAGCAGTTAGAGTGGTGATCGGCGACCATTCACGATGGTGTCTTagctttaaaataaaaacaagaatATAAAAGTCTAACTCTTTGATTTTGAgttatagtaaaaaaataaaaaattatctcaatGTACCCCTTGAATCTTTTAGTTATTAGGCGAAATTTCAATCATGTCCCCTTGCTTCATTAGATACACATTTGAAAAAAGCAAGATTTTAAATTTGGTTTTTTCGTAGGTACATCAACGGAAACATTAAAAGACATAGTGAACattggaaaaaatcaaaatatggtAGTTCAGTAAATCTTccatagatgtatctacggaacgtGTAAAAAATAGAGTACTGTATTTCGTAAATGCATCTACAGAATCTTCTGCTATATTTTAAATCAGTGTAAATTTACTCCAAAACTCCAATATTTTTAACATCAAAATATAGTACATGAAAGTAATGTAATGGCAATGGTATATAGcacacataaataatatgtcgTGTAAATCATCCAAATTGCAAATTGTTATCACCCAAGACTACCAATTGATTCACCGTCTCACGCTACTCTTTTGCAAGAAGATcccgttcttcaaagctttcaccaaATCGATTCCAAATTGCGTAACTCTTGTCGAAACCCCTAAATCAACACCTTGATCTTGGAAGAAAAACCTTCACAATTTTTCGGATAAACCCCCCCAAAGATTCTCAACCCAATACACCGATTACACAAACTAAAATTGAACATTATCAACCTAGTCTAGATGACACCCAAgcaaaaaatgattatgtgtagtttGCTTATGTGTATTCACAGATGGAAGGTTGAGTATGAAGAGTGATCTTTGTATGTGTTTATATTTTCATCAAGTTaaaaatgatgcatgtatgaagtatttataagtgtgcaagttggaggcaaaaggGAAACCTATAAGTCTGAAAAggaatacaatttttttagaaaaatggcAGCATGTATCGACACATATAAATCACATGTCGACACATATTAATGCAATGTGTTGACCTGTGTTAGGTCATGTGTCGACCTAAAAATCGTATGTGTCAACACATCGGAGTGAATCTTATAACATGTGTCGACCTGCAAGGTTGTATGTGTCAAGACATATAAACAAAAGCTACATGCTTTATTATTGAAGCACATGTGTCGACTCATACAACGTATGTGTCGACACTAGGGGTGGTAATAGGCTGAGCTGAGCTAGGCTTTGTCAAACATGAGTCTGACCTGCTAAAAATTttaaagcctaagtctggcctgcgGCCTATCATAGGCTTAATTTTACGCTTAAGTCTGGCCTTTTCAATTGTCTGGTTGGCctattagcctacataaaagcctattttatttgaacatttgtaaataagaaattcaattaaagtataaatagactaacaaatttaTAGATCAACGAGTCTAAATTCTTATTTGCATTAACTTATTCAAGTTTActtattaacataaattttgtgatactatttgtttgagagaacttatgataataacttttcatattttcataaaaaaaaatcaacttatCTTCCTAAGATTTTCAAgataattaagttttattttgtattttaattcaaaatacaaatacaatataataataaagttatttgcatttatttaaataggtcggtcCGATAGgtttaaaagatttttttatggCATGTGGCTTATcctttttaattaaataggcttaaaGAAGAGTCTAagctttttatatttaaaaaaaattctggtCTGACCTGGGCATATGTAGGCTAGGCCATAAGCCCCTGTTATTAATCTGGcttatttccacccctaatcGACACAAAGGCCCGTGTTTTGAGCAAAATTTTATTTTGCATGCatgaaattgatttttaatgccATAAAACTGATTTTTGATGCATGATACCTTTTCCAAACATGTTTTAAGTGCATTCTAAGATCCCGAATGAAAAGGTGCACATAATGACTCCAAGATATCGTCCTATATATAGGAATGCTAAAGCtttcctagttttgacatcatgcaaaacatctaaCGGGCAATTGCACTCACACAATGACCTTTGCATATTCTTTATGTAGATAGGTTTTCTCACACTCTACTTCTCTCAACTTCACCTTTATGGACCTTCCAAAAGGCTTCCTCTAATTTCTCCATTGTCTTATAAGAAGATTCTAgaactttgttgttgttgagggTGGTATCAATATCAAATAACGTCTTTTGGATAACAAACAAGtt
Above is a genomic segment from Vicia villosa cultivar HV-30 ecotype Madison, WI unplaced genomic scaffold, Vvil1.0 ctg.000282F_1_1, whole genome shotgun sequence containing:
- the LOC131626314 gene encoding U-box domain-containing protein 62-like, with product MSSDDINLGPDQRIENALTSPLVFQDDTLRFNCDGAPPRQVGDPVLKPREVGGFIDDKMFTVNRDRFFTSQGAEFRRNVFADRSDHRDTSDVLNWSGGTSTSDDSDGEDDEDDDEGEDGGEGVSIVDGSNRSSNAIIDVNNNNGGGVVIGKSQHHSPYVSGREMLGKDGEIVQMVHNHVSSSVGEDHQQERLGKTQNSATVAEADCEEYYSHYLQGTEGSPSVQKVMVDDNGCGFSGRKNAVYSSESGESLRAILSDPVTGTLMDDAMILPCGHSFGGGGVQHVIRMKACCTCSQPTLEESISPNLSLQAAVQAYRREEESQFYRSSKRRRERFDQGGLGECAVFEPPRNRGVQFPFAVTDRVIIKGNKRTPQRFVGREAIVTTQCLNGWYVVKTLDNAESVKLQYRSLAKVSDDPSKLVSSNTGPNWLQISRTPS